The DNA sequence CGGTCCAGCAGCCAGCGTCCGGGGCTGATTCCCAGTTGCTCGGTGAAGCGCCGCGTCAGTGTGCGCGGCGAGACCTGGGAGCGGACCGCCATTTCGGCGACGCTGACCGGCTGGTCCAGCCGCCCGGCCAGCCATTCCAGCAGCGGGGCCAGTGAGTCGGCGACCGGTCCGGAGGTGGGCAGTTCGGCGTACTGCAGCTGGCAGCCCTCGCGGTGCGGCGGCATCACCATCTGGCGGGCGATCCGCATCGCGTACGCGGCGCCCTGGTCGGTGCGCACCAGGTGCAGGCAGAGGTCCACGCCGGCCGCAGATCCGGCGCTGGTCGCGACGTCGCCGTGGTCCACGTACAGCACGGCGGGGTCGACCCTGACCTGCGGGAACCGGGCGGCCAGTTCCGGGGCCTGGCCCCAGTGGGTAGCGGCCCTCCGGCCGTCCAGCAGTCCGGCGGCGGCGAGCACGAAGGCGCCCGAGCAGATGCCGACGATTCGCGCGCCGCGGCGGTGCGCCCGGCGGACCGCCGCGATCAGCGTTGCCGAAACATCGGTGGCGGCGGGTTGTTGCCAGCCGGGGATCAGGACGGTGTCCGCGCGCTCCAGCGCGTCCAGGCCCGTCGTGACCAACAGGTCGTATCCGGCCTGGGTTCGCACCGGGCCGGGGTGCTCGGTGCAGACCTCGAAGGCGTAGCGGGCGGGAATCGCCGGGCTGTGGTCGGCGAACACCTCGGTGGCGCAGGCCAGGGGGAAGGTCGACTGCGGGGGCTGCAGCACGGCCACGACCCGGTGGAGCGCCGGGGATTTCGGCAGCGAACGAGGCGTCATGGCGCGAAAGTACCCCATCGTGTCGTTCAGGACACTGGAGTCACCGATTGGTCCAGTCCAATATCATCCCGTGACCAGCACACAGACACAGACCCCGACCGACCACTCCGTCCCAAGCGACCGCTCCGCCCAGACCGATGCACCGACCGGCAGGCCGCCCTTGTGGGACCGGCGGTTCACCCTCTACTTCACCGCCCGCGCGGTCTCCTTGGTCGGCGACGCGATGATGCCGGTGGCCGCCGCGCTCGCGGTCGGCCCGCTGTACGGGATCTCCGGAGTCGGCCTCGTCCTCGGCACCTGGACCGGGACGTTCGTCCTCCTGGTCCTGTTCGGCGGG is a window from the Streptomyces sp. NBC_01244 genome containing:
- a CDS encoding GlxA family transcriptional regulator: MTPRSLPKSPALHRVVAVLQPPQSTFPLACATEVFADHSPAIPARYAFEVCTEHPGPVRTQAGYDLLVTTGLDALERADTVLIPGWQQPAATDVSATLIAAVRRAHRRGARIVGICSGAFVLAAAGLLDGRRAATHWGQAPELAARFPQVRVDPAVLYVDHGDVATSAGSAAGVDLCLHLVRTDQGAAYAMRIARQMVMPPHREGCQLQYAELPTSGPVADSLAPLLEWLAGRLDQPVSVAEMAVRSQVSPRTLTRRFTEQLGISPGRWLLDRRIAATRALLEETDLPVESIAHRVGLSSAVNLRRRFHEALRTTPAAYRRAFRADEAGPEKEAVTRSRS